The sequence below is a genomic window from Corvus moneduloides isolate bCorMon1 chromosome 24, bCorMon1.pri, whole genome shotgun sequence.
TGAGGAGGGGGCTGCGCCGGGGCTGGGTGTCCGCTTCCCTGCACGGACACCGActctgccctgtccctgtcagcCCCCAGcttccccctgtcccctgtcaGCCCCGTGCGATCCCCGATTCACCCCTCGTCCTGACTCAGTCCCTGTCCCGTGTCAGCCCCCTGCAACCCCCGATTTCTCCCCCTGGCCCCGCACAGACCCCAACTCGCCCCCCTCCCCTGTCAGCCCCTGACTGGCCCCTGTCTGCCCCTCTTGGCCCCCAATGACCCCCATCCTGTGCCGGCCCCAGGCGTACCCTGGCCGACATCATCATGGAGAAGATCACGGAGAAGAAGCAGACGGAGGTGGACACAGCACTGTCGGAGCTCTCGGGCTGCCCCATTGCCCCAGCTCGACCCCCGTGTCCTGGAGGTCTACAGAGGTGTCAGGGAGGTGAGGCCGGAGCAGCTGAACCCACAGCCACCACCCCTGAGTGCTGAGGGAGGGGACAACTCGCTGGTGGCCCTGCTGTCAGTGCCCCCAGTCATGGCCTGGCCTGTGTCCCTGTCTCTGAAGGTGCTGTCCAAGTACAGGAGCGGGAAGCTCCCCAAGGCGTTTAAAATCATTCCTGCCTTGTCCAACTGGGAGCAGATCCTCTACATCACCGAGCCAGAGACGTGGACAGCCGCTGCCATGTACCAGGCCACCAGGTGAGCTCGCCTCAGGGACCCTCTGGCATGggatttttggctttttcctttccataaCCAAAATCAGATTTACAAAAACACCAGCCCACCCCTGTATGGCCTCTTTTCCTCATCCATCCCTTCGTGCTTTGCTGTTCccaggatattttcctccaaccTGAAGGAGAGGATGGCCCAGCGGTATCTACAacctggtgctgctgccgcGGATCCGGGATGACATCGCCGAGTACAAGCGGCTCAACTTCCACCTGTACATGGCTCTGAAGAAGGCTCTGTTCAAGCCAGCAGCCTGGTTCAAGGGTAGGAGGTCCTGCAGGGTTTCCTCTGGGGCTTGGCTGGGTACCTGAGGGGCTGTGGCATGGCTGGGACCCTGTACCCTGCAGCAGTGGTGATTTCCCTGGGATCAGGGAGAAGGGGCTGAGCCCCAGGGCTCTGCCTTGTGGAGGAAGGTGGTCGGTGCCTGactgtccccattcccaggatccTCATCCCGCTGTGTGAGTCCGGCACGTGCACGCTCAGGGAGGCCATCATCATCGGCAGCAATCCTCACCAAGTGCTCCATCCCCGTCCTGCACTCCAGGTGAGGCCCTGAGGGGGTGGGGGTAAGAGCCCTTTCAGAGACCCTGGGAAGTGCCTTGGATCCatccctcagcctctccagccccttGGAGGTGGTGTTTGGGGTCACTCAGCTCCCTCTGGGGTTGAGATTTAAGGCTCAGCTTTGTGCCTGTATGCCTGGTGCTCCATGGCTCCAGTCCAGTTCCCCCAACCCCTGTGGTCTTTCCTTGGTCCTTGTGGCTCCAGCTTGGCCCCACCATGCCCATTCTTCAGTCCCCATGGCTCCAGTCCCCCTGACCCTTGTGGTCCCTCCTTGGTCCCTGAGCCCCATTCTCCATCCCCATGGCTCTGGGCCTGCCTGTTCCTTGGTCCCTCTGGCTTCTGCCTGGTCCCCCCCTGACTGCTGTGGTCCCTCCTTGGTCTCCATGGCTCCAGCCATGTGGACTCCTGACTCCTCTGCTCCATCCTTGATCCCTATGGCTCCAGCCTGCTCCCGCCATGCCCGTTTCCTTGGTCCCCATGGCTCCAGTCCTGCTGACCCTCGTGGTCCCCAGGTCCCCCTCCTCCATGTCCATGGCTCCATCCTGGCCCCCCCTGACTCCGTACCTGTGCCTTGGTCCCCATGGCTCCAGGCCAGCACCCCCGGCCCCTCACTCCCTCCTGTGTCTCTGTGGCTCTGTGCCCTGACCCCTCACCCCTCCTCTGTCCATGTGGCTCTGTCCCCTGACCCCGTGCCTGTTCCTTGGTCCCTGTGGCTCCATGCCTGACCCTCACCCCCTCTTGtatccccatgtccctgtcccctgactctgtccctgtcccctgactctgtccctgtccctgtcccgcaGTGCAGCGCTGCTGAAGCTGGCTGAGATGCAGTACAGCGGCGCCAACAGCATCTTCCTGCGCCTGCTCATCGACAAGAAGTACGCGCTGCCCTTCCGCGTGCTCGACGCCCCTGTTCTTCCACTTCCTGGCCTTCCGCCACGGACCAGCGGCTCCTGCCCGTGCTGTGGCACCAGAGCTTCCGGCCTTGGCCCAGCGCTACAAGGAGGGACCTGTCCTCGGAGCAGAAGGaggccctgctggagctgctcaagTTCCACAGCCACCCGCAGATCTCACCGGAGATCCGCCGCGAGCTGATGAACTCCAAGACGAGGGACTGTGGAGGGGGAGCAGCCCGTGGCCATGGAATGAGCAGGGCAAGGCCGGAGCCTGTCCCAcctctgggatgctgctggatgCAGCTGGGAGCCTGGGTCAGGAGTGTCTGTCCTGGATCCCGAGGGGGGCACTGGGAACAACCTGTGCCCACAGAGCGGGGCTGAGcgccctgtgctgctgtcacagggcagggcagcccctgTCACAGCCGGGAGCCCGgtgccaccagcactgggacaACTTTGGCTTGTTCCTATCGTTGGAAATAAAACCGGAGCCGTGTCAGTCAGGGCTGGGTCTGCCCGGTGTGGTCCCggcctgtccctgtcccagcagcctctgggacTCCCTGCCCTGGGATTTTCACTCCAGTCCCCCCAGGGTTTTACTCCTGAAGCCACGGGGTCACTGTCCTCACCTGGCCATCGAGGCCAcctgcctgggctgctcctgggccctgtgcccaggtgccACGTCTGCTGGAACACCCAGGGGGGGACTTTTCCACGAGGCTGGCGCTTCCCTGGGACCTGGTGCCGGTTGTCGCTGCCGGGTGTGTGCCCTGCAGGTTTGGCCCACGGAGAGAGGAGCCCCTGCTGCACCCCGAGGAGCTGTGCCAAGGGCAGCTGCCTCCTGTTGTCCACCTCCgatggcaggagcaggagctgggtcCCCACACGCCACCGCCTCTTCTGTGACTTCCTGATTTcatcttattttaaagaagCCAGAGGCTGATGAGCAAAAGAGGGAGCCTGGGCTGGCACGGAGCAGCTGGCACTCCTGCCACcgccctgagctgctccagtgcccGACACCCTCCAGcctgctgggaaggaggtgctgcctctgctccaggggaGCAGGAAGGTGTTTCGCTCCATGTTCATCCCTCACCATCCCTGAGCTACCCCGGGTGTCCCTCAGGGTCCTGCCTGCCCTCTCCCCGTGGTTCcatcctgggaaaagcagggctggagctcccaAGGGATCCCCATCACCAGGGAGGGATCCCAGCCCCGCCCTGGGAAAGGTGCAGGGAAACCCTCGAgccggtttttttttttttttgtttaaaatactttattgcAACATCACAGGGTTCTCTGGCTCTCCCAGCAGCGGGACTACTGCGAGTGAACACCAAACCACtttattcttaaattaaaaactcatttatatatatatatataaaaagaaagacatttccttttgcacagccaggctctgtcccagccctcctcctgcTCGCAGGAGGCAGCGGCTCCGTGGCTTTCCAGACCAGGCAGGctcagggaggagcagcagccccaccttTTTCTGGCCTGATTTTTGTGGTGGCATCCAAAAGGGAAGGTTTCTATCTCCTTTTCCATGTGGAGGACAACAGCCACGGGGCCACGTGTCCAGAGGTCCCCAGGTGGCAGCAGCATCTGCCTCCCATCCCTGCGGAGTCTCCGGCTTCTCCTGGTTAATTCCACTCTGTAATGGTTTTCTCATAGAAaagcagcattatttttttttttttttttttttttttgcattttaaaacactttttatacAAAACTAACAGGATCAACAACAACAATACAAAAAATGCAGGAATTGCTTTTCCAACTCAAGTGCGCAGCAGTTTTCCACCTCTCAGGAGGCAGCTCGGATCCACGTGGATGAACACAGCCCCCCCTGTCCTGAGTGTGATCCGAATCCCTGCCCTGGAAGAGTGGAGATGCATCCCAGACTATAGCAGCACATTCAAAGGTTTTCCCTAAATCCTAGTCTGATGCCTAAGCTACCAAAGGACCACCCAGCCTCCGAGTGAGGGTCTCCCACTGCCCAGGGAGCCGGGGAAGGTGCGAAGGGAGAAAAGGCACTTttttgggaaggagaggagagcgGCATCCAGGCCCCACCCCGAGGAAACGccagctctcctccctccccgtTTCCCAGCAGTGAACAATAAATTAAGCAGCCTCCGTGGGCCAGCGGAAAAGCCGAGGGGGACAGCACCCAAACTCCTCCCAAGGCGCGGCCGGGGAGCGcgtccccaaaatcccacatccaacagcaaaaacaaacgAGCCCCACGGGTCCTCTccaagcagaagcagctgcacaACTTCCCCCAGAGCCGTGGGAACGTGGCACGAAGCGATCGGGACCGAGGGGccaccaggcagctgctccacGAGCCCCGTGGCCCCgcaggagctgggggtgatGAGGATTCGggtcctgcagggctggatCTCTGTGATTTTTGTCCCTCACGGGGTTGGAAGTCACCATGAACACCTCAGAGAGCCGGGGAACACCAACAGAGAAACAATTCCAACTTCATCCAGGCTCCTGCTCCCCGTGCCCAGCGTTCCTGTGCCCTGGCACCACCTCGGTCACTCCCCCCTggccacctgcagcagctccaagcGCGGATCCCGCTCCACATTCCCAGCCCGGGAAGGGCCCCTCGGAGGTGCTGGATGAGCAGGGGGAATGCGGCgagctgggggtgtccaggGAGGGGCCAGAGCTCTCGGGAAGGGCGGCTGGTCACAGGTTGACGTCGGTGACGTCCGTGGGGGTGCTCGTGGGCTGGCTGCCCCCGTACGCCGCCCGCCTTGGCGCTGAGTTCCTGCTGGGATTGGGATGCCTGCTTCAGGCTCTCGGCTAAGGCCGCCTCGATCTGCTCCTGACAGGCCTTCAGGCAGTCCTGGAACAGGGAAACACACGGGAGGCATCAGTTCCGTGCTCCTCAGGGGTGGGAGCTTGAGGAAAAGTtcggagcagctgctgggctgcgCCTCTGGCCCCCCGAACACGTGGGGAAAGGGGATTTTCTCCGTCCAGGGGCATGTCCAGCTTGTCCCTCCCCAGGCAAAGCCCCACGCTCTGGCTGGCCAGGGGAGGACCTCCCTGCTGACCCCATTCTGCAGGAATGTTTGTGTCCAGCAGCTTTCCCGAGGCACCCCGGAGCCGGGGTGTGGCTTCAGCAGCACGgcaagggcagctctgccaaaCCTCCCAGATCCCGAAGAaacctccccagcccctccagcccgGATTTCCCAGAGCTCGGGGCggtcctgcagcagagctgggcacgggAATTCTGCTGGGTGCCCTTGAGGCAGCGGGACCCTCCCTGACCCAAAATCCACCCTACGTCAGCAACCCCCATCCACGCCGGGAGAACGGAGCTTCTCACAAGGTTTtcaccctcctgtcccctctgtgaCACCCCCCCAGGGGACCCAGAGCAGGGGGACACGCACAGGAAGGCGCAGGGGGctgccaagagcagcagcacttgcCATAAATGCAAACCCCGCTCTGGTTTTTCCCCCACGAGCTGTAAGCAGAGGAGGAAACTCCCACTCGGACACCCCACAGGCACGGCCCAGCGCAGCCCAGCCCGGTGACAGTTTGCACCTCACGGGACATTGTCACACCCCGAAATCTCTTACCAGGAATCCGCCAGCGGTTCTTAGAAACTGACAGAGGATGTGGTGAGTGAAAATAGCAACGCCCggctccccttccccagctccccttCCCCGGCTTCCCGTCAGcgcagcctcctcctgccctggcgCTGCCTGCCCGAGCGCCACGGACACCCGGCCGGCCATGGGCTGTCCATCATCATGGACACCCAGCCACGGGCTGTCCATCATCATGGACACCTGGCCATGGGTTGTCCATCACCATCCCCCAGCTGTCCATCACCATGGCCAGTCTATCCCTGGGCtctccatccccattcccaggctcTCCCTCACCATGGCCACCCATCCCAGTTCTCTCCATCCCTATGGCCAGCCCATCCCAGTTCTCTCCATCCCAGTTCTCTCCATCCCTATGGCCAGCCCATCCCAGTTCTCTCCATCCCTATGGCCAGCCCATCCCAGGCTCTCCATCCCTGTGACCATCCCTGAGCTCTCCACCAGCAATTCTGGCCGAAATGCCAAGGCCAGCCTGGCCACACTCAGCCAGGCTCCCGCTGGCCACGGCActggcccagccctgcagccccatccCACTCAGTCcctgcattcccagcactgcccagccgggcctgggagctgcaggacgGGGATCGCTCCTCCAGAGGAGAAACTGAGTCACAGCCCAGGGACACCGCAGGGCctcagggagaagcagcagcacccacGGGCAGGGGAGGCCGAGCCCAGGTGCTCTCCAGGATCCCAAACGCTGTGGGACACatcccaggaggagctgccatagtcctgcctgggctggggctgtttGTGCAGCACCCCACACCTGGGCAGGGGGGCGCAGCAGatgctggggagggacaggaggggacaggaaggacaggaggcTGCTGGGCTCCATTtcagctcctctccctcacagagccctccctgcttcccacctgttccctgctgcagctccaacCCGGAGCAGGTTGGGAGCAGGTGGCTGCACTGattctctctttaaaaaggCTCCggagaacaaaaaaattccatctGCACAAAGAGATCGGGAGCCTCCTGCCCGGACAAAGCCTCATGGGCAGCCACCCCCCACTCCTGATGCAGGTCCTGTCAGGGGACTGTAACCAACCCCGGGCAGGAGAGGAGATcaaaggggagaggaaaagctCCTGATTGGAGTGACCTGGAGAGCCCCACAggatccctgtccctgctccaaggacggtggaggggctggagaaCCCCACCATCCTGATGTCCCCAAACCTGGGAGGTTCCATGCCCCAGtccccccttctccctcccccagcctgggcacctGCAACCGGACACTGAGGGGAGCAGATGCCGAGCCCggcgtgtccctgtccccatcccgccCCGCAAACCCGATCCTGCCAAcacctgcccaggcagggaaCAGATCCTGCCCTTTGTGTGGCGTTTCAAAGACTCCCAGCCCACCCCGAGCCCACCCCGCTgtgcccaggcaggagcagccccggggctgtgTTTGGGATCGTCCCACAGCCCTTGGTTCTCCTCAAACCAGGGCAGCACCGTTTGAACAGCACAACCCCACGGCATCCCAAAGcagctggggttggaagggccctctggagcccatccctgtgccagggcagggtcacctggagcaggcgacacatccaggtgggtttggaattcTCCAGAgggggagactccacaccctccccaggcagctgctccgCTCTCCATGGAAAGCTCTTCCTCTGAGGAGAGGGAGGATTCCCAGCAGCGGTTCCGTTCCCTTTCCACTCCCGGTACCATTCCCGGTGTCCACTCACCACCTCTGTGCCTGTGATCCCGGCCAGCAGCTCCGTGATGGCCTCGCCACTGAAGCCGTTCACGGACAGGGTCAGGCCGTGGATGGCGGCGCCGATGCTGCCCGTGGCGATCATGGACGGGGGGTACATCACGAAGGTGTAGtctggagcaggacagggacacaAGGGCGGCAAGGAGCCGTTAGGGAGGATGCACGGGGGGTTCGGGAGCGGGATCTTCCCTGGGAAGCGCGGGAGGGCCTCACAGAGGGAAAtcctgcaggggcagggagaaaCTGGGATGGAGGAGCACGGAACAGGctgagcagcagggccaggtCTGCAGGAGAAGTCCTGAGGTGGGATGGCTCCAGAAACTGAGGGAGAGGCTGAGAAAAGCTGGGATTCAACCCTGGACACCTCCCACGGGCACGGCAAGAGCCTGGCATGTGGCCCTGCCCTCCTGGCATCTTAGAGCCCCCAGGACTGCTATCCCACCTGGAACGGCTCCAATGGCAGTGAGGGCAGGCACCCAGCCCCCAAAGAGGTGGGGAGCCCATCCCAGGTGTGCCAGCACCCCGAGCCCAGCCCGGCACCCACCTGTGGCGCAGAGGGCAATGAAGGTCTGGGCGTGTTTCTTCACCAGCTCCACCTTGTCCGCGGGCAGCGGCAGCCGGTGCAGGATGTGCGCCAGGAAATCATTGGCGATCACCGACACCAGGTCCCACTTCAGCttctccagcaccagcagctcccagtgctgcgGGGCAGGGAGGACAGGGCGTTATGGGGTCGCTCAGGAGGCTCCAGGGCCAGCacaggatggggaagggaagagggaagagggaagagggaaggagggggctGTCCCCGCTCTGTGGCCGTGGCACAATTCCAGCCAGGGGCTtctcagagctgggagcagagctcagaggagGAAACAATAAATGTGGATTCTTCTTTCCAGGGATTAGCCCTGGACACTCCTCGCATCTGCAAGgtgctgggacagcccagggagggaaaaccagagcagggagcagcaggaacattCCCAATCCCTTCCCCACTCCCAGGAGGACAGGCTGATGTCCAGGCTCCCAGAACAATCCAGCTCAAGGGTGACAGccagaggggacagagctgtCTCTGGGGGCTGTGCGTGCCCCACaaaccccagggcagcagggaattAATTCCCAAGGTGGGAATGCAGCTTTTTTTGGAAGAGAATTCCCCTCTTCTCCACCAAGAGAGCCTCCAGCTGTGCTCGGAGCATCCCCAGCACGGCACGGCCACCCCAACACCCGCTGGGGCTTCCCAGGTGCTGCCAAtgcctccatcccagcctgggctgctccctcccagcatccagcagggatttctggatctccagagcaggctgggaaCAGATGGTGGAAGGCTGGGAGCCCCCTGAGTTCCAGCTGGAGCTCCTGCACCTCCTGAGcccctcctggccctgccagccccgggCACTGCTCcggccagggccagggccagggccagaCCCTTGGCAGGGCCAGCCCCCAGCAGGCTCAGGTGGTGCCAAGGTGAACACAAGGAGGAGCCCCACTTGGAACGTCAGCACGAAAATTTGGGATGGCTGCCCTCAAATCCCGGCTTTGGcaaggctggggcagaggctgAACCCAACGCAGGGGGTGACACTGCCACGGACTCTCAGCAGAGCCGGGACTTTCCCAGGatctttcccttcccacccctctctgcagctcccaaTTCCCCCGCAGCCCAGCCACGGTGATTTTCccagccccttttcccctcGTGCTGCGGGTCAGCAGCAGAGATCTGGGCTGGGGGCCCCAGGGAGGCCACGGGAGGTGTCCCCAGGTCCCTCCTGGCCTGGAGCAGGGGGTGACAGGGGccctgctgggaaagggaaacCCCCTCAGGAGCTGAagctgaggctgcagagctggactGGGGTTCGGGCCAGGTGTCCCCAGTTCGGGACCTCACCCCTGCCCAGCACAACATCCCCTCTTCCCCCCGAATTCAGCattccaggcagagctgccaaaGAGCTCCAGAACGGATGGAATTGAGGAAGTGACACTTTTTCCTACGCTCAGAtcttcattttcccctttttttttctcgtTGTTATCCCCCTTCCCCTTACACAACAAACCCCGCCCTGAGTTGCTCAAACGAGCAGAGCAGCGTTGCTCAACCTGCTCCAAAACCCCACCCTGGGCCCGAGCTGCCACTTGCCAGCCCCCACTTTTCCCCCCAGGAATCCGTTCCTGCCTCCCACCTCCCAGATGGATGCCAGGATTGGGAGTTTTTTTAAGCCAAATCCACGGGATAAAAGCAAGAAGGAGccttggaaaagagctccagaGCCTGAGGATCACCAAGAGCCTGGTCAAGGAAAGGATTGGGGCAGAGCGGAGGGATCCAccttgggaaaaggaggaaagacgGGTGTGGAATGTCCcgagtgggaagggacccc
It includes:
- the BYSL gene encoding LOW QUALITY PROTEIN: bystin (The sequence of the model RefSeq protein was modified relative to this genomic sequence to represent the inferred CDS: deleted 6 bases in 6 codons), producing the protein MVPAPPPERAGPVAPGRGGAAPEKAGTDPTCRFPVRTRSPPGAPAMPKARRARGSGPAPALPLAEQILQDAAPRARARTKRGAEEQDGDGGGDGFVDARLSRRILEQARRQQEELEAEHGPGAPAAPRQRSAVLGPGSDSEDDEEWPSLEKAAAAAGRSGDYGGEVEVDPEDEKAIEMFMNKNPPLRRTLADIIMEKITEKKQTEVDTALSELSGCPLPQLDPRVLEVYRGVREVLSKYRSGKLPKAFKIIPALSNWEQILYITEPETWTAAAMYQATRIFSSNLKERMAQRYYNLVLLPRIRDDIAEYKRLNFHLYMALKKALFKPAAWFKGRRILIPLCESGTCTLREAIIIGSILTKCSIPVLHSSAALLKLAEMQYSGANSIFLRLLIDKKYALPFRVLDALFFHFLAFRTDQRLLPVLWHQSFRPWPSATRRDLSSEQKEALLELLKFHSHPQISPEIRRELMNSKTRDVEGEQPVAME
- the CCND3 gene encoding LOW QUALITY PROTEIN: G1/S-specific cyclin-D3 (The sequence of the model RefSeq protein was modified relative to this genomic sequence to represent the inferred CDS: deleted 2 bases in 2 codons), whose product is MELLCAESVPRVPRAGRDLHLLGDRRVLQNLLSLEERYSPRVSYFQCVQRDIQPYMRKMLAFWMLEVCEEQKCEEEVFPLAMNYVDRYLSSVPVQKNHLQLLGAVCMLLASKLRETMPLTVEKLCIYTDNSITPQELLHWELLVLEKLKWDLVSVIANDFLAHILHRLPLPADKVELVKKHAQTFIALCATDYTFVMYPPSMIATGSIGAAIHGLTLSVNGFSGEAITELLAGITGTEVDCLKACQEQIEAALAESLKQASQSQQELSAKAAAYGGSQPTSTPTDVTDVNL